A part of Campylobacter concisus genomic DNA contains:
- a CDS encoding carbon storage regulator (affects carbohydrate metabolism, has regulatory role in many processes), which yields MLILARKENEEILIGNDIKVVIVNISKNTVKLGIEAPRNTMILRSELANDIKNENIHATKTASEADIHELAKKIEK from the coding sequence ATGTTAATCCTCGCAAGAAAAGAAAATGAAGAAATTTTAATAGGAAATGACATAAAAGTTGTCATAGTAAATATTTCAAAAAATACCGTTAAACTCGGTATCGAAGCGCCACGAAATACAATGATACTAAGAAGCGAATTAGCAAATGATATCAAAAATGAAAATATCCATGCCACAAAAACTGCAAGTGAAGCCGATATCCACGAGCTAGCCAAAAAAATCGAGAAATGA
- the truB gene encoding tRNA pseudouridine(55) synthase TruB (catalyzes isomerization of specific uridines in RNA to pseudouridine; responsible for residues in T loops of many tRNAs): MNAIFVANKPAGMSSNHFLGRLKRKYGVKKAGFSGTLDPFASGCLIVAFGSYTKFFRFLDKSPKVYEATIWLGASSPSMDNENITEISNVKELSLERLEAIRGELTGKISYVPPKFSAKHVNGIRAYKLARSGEEFELKPEIMEIYESEILNYSHPFLTLRLSVSEGSYIRSYAEIFGKKFGYNVTLSSLKRISEGKFCYENEKFLNICDFLNIQKNTYFGEINDILDGKKLKINDFETQKQGIYLLNYDKFMSVIQITDDTINYTLNKVEKC; the protein is encoded by the coding sequence ATGAACGCCATCTTCGTGGCAAATAAGCCAGCTGGCATGAGCTCAAACCACTTTTTAGGGCGATTAAAGAGAAAATACGGCGTTAAAAAAGCTGGATTTTCAGGTACACTTGATCCATTTGCTAGTGGCTGCCTAATAGTCGCTTTTGGCTCGTATACGAAATTTTTTAGATTTTTAGATAAAAGTCCAAAAGTCTATGAAGCTACGATCTGGCTAGGGGCAAGTAGTCCTAGCATGGATAATGAAAATATCACTGAAATTTCAAATGTAAAAGAGCTAAGTTTAGAAAGACTTGAAGCCATAAGAGGCGAGCTAACAGGCAAGATAAGCTATGTCCCGCCAAAATTTAGCGCCAAACATGTAAATGGCATAAGAGCTTACAAGTTAGCAAGAAGCGGCGAGGAATTTGAGCTAAAGCCAGAGATAATGGAAATTTATGAGAGTGAAATTTTGAATTATTCACACCCTTTTTTGACACTTCGTTTAAGTGTAAGTGAGGGTAGTTACATCCGCTCTTATGCAGAAATTTTTGGAAAAAAGTTTGGTTATAATGTAACTTTAAGCTCATTAAAAAGGATAAGTGAAGGCAAATTTTGCTACGAAAATGAAAAATTTTTAAATATTTGTGATTTTTTAAACATTCAGAAGAATACATACTTTGGGGAAATAAATGATATTCTTGATGGTAAGAAATTAAAAATTAACGATTTTGAAACACAAAAGCAAGGAATTTATTTGCTAAATTATGATAAATTTATGAGCGTAATCCAAATCACGGATGATACTATAAATTACACTCTAAATAAGGTTGAAAAATGTTAA
- a CDS encoding flagellar basal body rod protein FlgC — translation MSYLNDFDISGYGLSAQRFRMNVISSNIANAQTTRTAEGGPYRRQEVIFKEMNFDKILNDQLKSSQSLLEYENPLDDPSSPRNAHPTLTSVIVDKVVRDDKDFQLKYDPNHPDANANGYVAFPNINPVIEMADLLEATRAYQANVASFQNAKTIAQSAISLISGQA, via the coding sequence ATGTCGTACTTAAATGATTTTGATATTAGTGGATACGGACTAAGCGCACAACGTTTCAGAATGAATGTCATCAGCTCAAACATAGCAAATGCTCAAACTACAAGAACGGCTGAAGGCGGACCATATAGAAGGCAAGAGGTCATCTTTAAAGAGATGAACTTTGATAAAATTTTAAACGATCAGCTTAAAAGCTCACAAAGTCTACTCGAGTATGAAAATCCGCTTGACGATCCAAGCTCACCAAGAAACGCTCACCCTACCCTAACTAGCGTGATCGTAGATAAAGTGGTGCGTGATGACAAGGACTTTCAGCTAAAATATGATCCAAACCATCCAGACGCAAATGCAAATGGCTACGTCGCATTTCCAAATATAAACCCAGTCATCGAGATGGCTGACTTGCTCGAGGCGACAAGAGCTTATCAAGCAAATGTAGCGTCATTTCAAAACGCAAAAACAATAGCACAAAGTGCGATATCACTTATTTCAGGACAAGCATAA
- a CDS encoding oligoendopeptidase F yields MQVWDLKALFTNEKECEQNARNLQKECKKFKDIYLEKYENLKTDEFLKAFGEYESLIAKISKVMTYAFLNFAKDTSKGAFYAKIDEIATKANENLIFFEIKFNEFSPKKQEEIIKSSKKYGYYLSNLAKAKPHQLSVAEERVLLRTASTGAEGFSRLFDESMSKMRFKFKGELLSEEEILAKLHDNDQNVRKLAAKSLSNELSKHQHLLGYIYNMIKTDLKTSYELRNFKFPEEPRHLENQITKKSVDSLIAVTEKNFDLVSKFYERKREILGLKKLYDYDRYAPLSSEGEYKFDECKKIVLKAFSNFSSKFGEIAKSAFSDGWIDVYPAPNKRGGAFSHSGSSDTHPYVLLNHTNQRRDLFTLAHELGHAVHQKLSYSVSYLNSDTPLTTAETASVFCEMLVFDHIKDGLSKKEKISLLAGKIEDIFATLYRQINFTTFERAVHAHEGEISLDELNKIWLKESKKMFGKSVTLNDYYKIWWSYIPHFIHTPFYCYAYSYAQLLVLALFGLYKSGKCKNFVEIYTEFLSLGGSLSPRELVGKFGFDIDDKNFWQIGINEVKKLVDEFLEISKE; encoded by the coding sequence ATGCAGGTTTGGGATCTAAAAGCACTTTTTACAAATGAAAAAGAATGCGAGCAAAATGCACGAAATTTACAAAAAGAGTGCAAAAAATTTAAAGATATATACCTAGAAAAATATGAAAATTTAAAAACAGATGAGTTTTTAAAGGCATTTGGCGAATATGAAAGCTTGATAGCTAAAATTTCAAAAGTAATGACTTATGCTTTTTTAAATTTTGCCAAAGATACAAGCAAGGGTGCATTTTACGCAAAGATCGATGAGATAGCAACAAAAGCAAATGAAAATTTGATATTTTTTGAGATCAAATTTAATGAGTTTAGCCCTAAAAAACAAGAAGAAATTATCAAAAGCTCTAAAAAATATGGCTACTATCTAAGCAATCTCGCTAAAGCAAAACCACACCAACTAAGCGTTGCCGAAGAAAGAGTCTTACTTCGCACTGCAAGCACTGGGGCTGAGGGCTTTTCAAGGCTTTTTGATGAGAGTATGAGCAAGATGAGGTTTAAATTTAAAGGCGAGCTTTTAAGCGAAGAGGAAATTTTAGCTAAGCTTCATGATAACGATCAAAACGTGCGAAAACTAGCCGCCAAAAGCCTTTCAAATGAGCTTAGCAAACACCAGCACCTTCTTGGCTATATATATAATATGATAAAAACCGATCTAAAAACGAGCTACGAGCTGCGAAATTTCAAGTTTCCTGAAGAGCCAAGACACCTTGAAAATCAAATCACCAAAAAAAGCGTTGATTCGCTCATTGCCGTAACTGAGAAAAATTTTGACCTAGTCTCTAAATTTTACGAGCGAAAAAGAGAAATTTTAGGCCTTAAAAAGCTTTATGACTACGATAGATACGCGCCTCTTAGCAGCGAGGGCGAGTATAAATTTGATGAGTGCAAAAAGATAGTTTTAAAAGCATTTTCAAATTTCTCAAGCAAGTTTGGCGAAATCGCTAAAAGTGCCTTTAGTGACGGTTGGATCGACGTTTATCCAGCGCCAAACAAGCGAGGCGGGGCATTTTCTCACTCAGGATCAAGCGACACGCATCCTTATGTTTTGCTAAATCACACAAACCAAAGACGCGATCTATTTACACTAGCTCACGAGCTTGGTCACGCCGTGCATCAAAAGCTCTCATATAGCGTAAGCTACCTAAACTCAGACACGCCACTAACCACAGCCGAGACGGCTTCAGTCTTTTGCGAGATGCTAGTTTTTGACCACATAAAAGACGGCCTTAGCAAAAAAGAGAAAATTTCACTACTCGCTGGAAAGATCGAGGATATATTTGCCACGCTTTACCGCCAGATAAATTTCACCACTTTTGAGCGAGCTGTACACGCACATGAGGGCGAGATCAGTTTAGATGAGCTAAATAAAATTTGGCTAAAAGAAAGTAAAAAGATGTTTGGTAAAAGTGTAACGCTAAATGACTACTACAAAATTTGGTGGAGCTACATCCCGCACTTCATCCACACGCCGTTTTACTGCTATGCCTACTCTTACGCGCAGCTTCTAGTGCTTGCACTTTTTGGACTTTACAAAAGCGGCAAATGCAAAAATTTTGTAGAAATTTACACCGAGTTTTTAAGCCTTGGTGGCAGCCTTAGCCCAAGGGAGCTTGTTGGTAAATTTGGCTTTGATATCGATGATAAAAATTTCTGGCAGATCGGTATAAACGAGGTTAAAAAGCTAGTAGATGAGTTTTTAGAAATTTCAAAGGAATAA
- a CDS encoding serine/threonine transporter SstT: MNMLKNIARRYADGNLIVQILVGIILGALVGFYTHYEATPYNNISAKIQTIQNESGLSVDEVIKTRLSQDEAKQLNEAKEKASSADSIAASASVLGDLFKGALKAIAPILVFVLVATSIILRDFGHTKGMQKIITLYLIGTFLAAVVAVVASFLFPVELSLKGLASADMSAPQGITNVLKDLIYKMVENPINALANGNYIGIITWAVGSGIALRNSTAETKKVFKDISDGVTHIVKFIIRLAPFGIFGMVTISIHETGFEVLAGYLKLILVLVGAMLVVAFIIYPAMVFVLTRKNPYPLVMICLKESAISAFFTRSSAANIPVNMALCKKLGLKEELYSISIPLGATINMGGAAVTISILALTAVNSIPSITVTFGDALLLCFISALGACGASGVAGGSLLLVPLACGLFGISNDIAMQFVTVGFTIGVIQDSVETALNSSSDVLFTAVASETSN; encoded by the coding sequence ATGAATATGCTTAAAAACATAGCAAGAAGATACGCCGATGGAAATTTGATAGTTCAAATTTTAGTTGGTATCATTCTAGGTGCCCTAGTTGGCTTTTACACACACTACGAAGCAACTCCTTACAACAATATTTCAGCTAAAATTCAAACTATTCAAAACGAGAGTGGTTTGAGCGTAGATGAAGTTATAAAAACTCGCCTTAGTCAGGATGAAGCCAAGCAGCTAAATGAAGCCAAAGAAAAAGCTAGCTCAGCCGATTCTATCGCTGCTTCAGCTTCAGTTTTAGGCGATTTATTCAAAGGTGCTTTAAAAGCTATCGCACCAATTCTTGTCTTTGTTTTAGTAGCGACATCCATCATTTTAAGAGATTTTGGTCATACAAAAGGTATGCAAAAGATCATTACACTCTATCTAATTGGTACATTTTTAGCAGCCGTTGTTGCAGTTGTTGCTAGTTTCTTATTCCCAGTGGAGCTTTCTTTAAAAGGTCTTGCAAGTGCTGATATGTCAGCGCCTCAAGGAATTACCAATGTTTTAAAAGATCTCATTTATAAAATGGTCGAAAATCCAATAAACGCCCTTGCAAATGGCAACTATATAGGCATCATTACCTGGGCAGTAGGCAGTGGTATAGCACTTAGAAATTCCACAGCTGAGACCAAAAAAGTATTTAAAGACATAAGCGATGGTGTAACTCATATTGTTAAATTTATCATTAGACTAGCTCCATTTGGCATCTTTGGTATGGTTACTATCAGCATTCATGAAACTGGGTTTGAAGTACTTGCAGGATATCTAAAACTAATTTTAGTTCTTGTTGGAGCAATGCTTGTTGTCGCATTTATCATCTATCCAGCCATGGTTTTTGTATTAACTAGAAAAAATCCTTATCCACTTGTCATGATTTGCTTAAAAGAGAGTGCTATTTCAGCATTTTTTACAAGAAGTTCAGCTGCAAACATCCCTGTAAATATGGCGCTTTGCAAAAAGCTTGGTCTAAAAGAAGAGCTTTATTCGATCTCGATCCCGCTTGGAGCTACTATAAATATGGGTGGAGCAGCAGTTACGATCAGTATTCTAGCGCTCACAGCGGTAAATTCTATTCCATCTATAACAGTCACATTTGGTGACGCGCTGCTTCTTTGCTTCATATCTGCACTTGGAGCATGCGGCGCTTCTGGTGTAGCTGGTGGCTCTTTGCTTCTAGTGCCATTAGCGTGCGGTCTTTTTGGTATCAGTAATGACATCGCAATGCAGTTTGTAACAGTTGGTTTTACCATTGGTGTTATCCAAGACTCAGTTGAAACTGCGCTAAATAGCTCATCAGACGTGCTTTTTACAGCAGTAGCTTCAGAAACTTCAAACTAA
- a CDS encoding fatty-acid--CoA ligase, translated as MLIKGLIVFFIILLLIAICALIYLLLRNRDYSAEIKDLALEKEEITIEKLEKLAGDNSLSKNELFELIQIFVGNFSIPAKNNQVMPKEANNYINFIILICSHKNSDAKLISFLDKEAKKKNPSYIVEIEESEKIGIENRKNRR; from the coding sequence ATGCTAATAAAAGGTCTAATAGTTTTCTTTATTATATTGCTTTTAATCGCAATTTGTGCGTTAATCTATTTACTTTTAAGAAATAGAGATTATAGCGCCGAAATAAAGGACCTTGCATTAGAAAAAGAAGAGATAACGATCGAAAAGCTTGAAAAGCTTGCGGGTGATAATAGTTTAAGTAAAAACGAGCTTTTCGAACTTATTCAAATTTTTGTAGGAAATTTTAGTATACCAGCTAAAAATAACCAAGTCATGCCAAAAGAGGCAAACAACTATATAAATTTTATAATTTTAATCTGTTCTCATAAAAATTCTGATGCAAAGCTCATTAGTTTTTTGGATAAAGAGGCTAAAAAGAAAAATCCAAGCTACATTGTCGAAATAGAAGAGAGTGAAAAAATCGGCATAGAAAATCGCAAAAATCGTAGATAA
- a CDS encoding flagellar hook-basal body protein FliE yields the protein MINSINLDKLNKNENSNKIAKAGEEGGFENALNDSLKELNKVQINADKAIADLATGEVKDLHQAAIAIGKAETSMKLMLEIRNKALSAYKEISRTQI from the coding sequence ATGATAAATAGTATAAATTTAGATAAGTTAAATAAAAACGAAAATTCAAACAAAATAGCAAAAGCAGGCGAAGAAGGCGGCTTTGAAAACGCATTAAACGACTCTTTAAAAGAGCTAAACAAGGTTCAAATTAATGCTGATAAAGCCATCGCAGACCTTGCAACTGGCGAGGTAAAAGACCTGCACCAAGCAGCTATTGCTATCGGCAAGGCAGAGACTAGTATGAAGCTTATGCTAGAAATTCGCAACAAAGCGCTAAGCGCGTACAAAGAAATTTCAAGAACGCAAATTTAA
- a CDS encoding flagellar biosynthesis protein FlgB — translation MFVLDKSKSSPLVESALAGRELRQKLISGNLANVDTPFYKARDVRFEDVLREKANEIYNVSESKKLNLAKTNEAHMAAVDFPKSDTAQIFLRDGHMARNDANTVDLDVETTEMGKNTVMINALDSAYKAQGNIFKSVIDASAKN, via the coding sequence ATGTTTGTTTTAGATAAATCAAAATCTAGCCCACTTGTTGAATCAGCTCTTGCAGGCAGAGAACTACGCCAAAAACTAATCTCTGGCAATCTTGCAAACGTTGATACACCATTTTACAAGGCTAGAGATGTAAGATTTGAAGATGTTTTAAGAGAAAAAGCAAATGAAATTTATAACGTTTCAGAGAGCAAAAAACTAAATTTAGCTAAGACAAACGAAGCGCACATGGCTGCGGTTGATTTCCCAAAAAGCGACACAGCTCAAATTTTCTTGCGTGATGGTCACATGGCTAGAAATGACGCAAATACAGTCGATCTTGATGTTGAGACAACAGAAATGGGTAAAAACACAGTTATGATAAACGCCCTTGATAGCGCCTACAAGGCTCAGGGCAATATCTTTAAAAGCGTAATAGACGCAAGTGCTAAGAACTAG
- a CDS encoding 4-(cytidine 5'-diphospho)-2-C-methyl-D-erythritol kinase encodes MKSFAKINIFLKIVGTRGSYHEILSRFILCEQLFDEIYFKKSDLFAIECNNRDIKDNIIQKAVDELKRAGFSNELDEFFSSHKIIINKNIPIGAGLGGGSSNAATFLLMVNDELNLNIKRENLMQIASKIGADVAFFVSGYKAANASGIGEIIEEFDDEVPNLNIFTPNVFCSTPMVYQEFRSNFLQYIDVNAAKKMKNLKSKELLEIYKNEELNDLFAPCFKLYPQMNEFRDKFLSGSGSSVFSVK; translated from the coding sequence ATGAAAAGCTTTGCAAAGATAAATATATTTTTAAAGATAGTTGGCACTAGAGGTAGCTACCACGAAATTTTATCGCGCTTTATCCTCTGTGAGCAGCTTTTTGATGAAATTTATTTTAAGAAATCAGATTTGTTTGCTATAGAATGCAATAACCGCGATATAAAAGATAACATCATCCAAAAAGCGGTAGATGAGCTAAAAAGAGCCGGCTTTTCAAACGAGTTAGATGAGTTTTTTAGCTCTCATAAAATCATCATCAACAAAAATATCCCAATAGGTGCTGGTCTAGGAGGAGGCAGTTCAAATGCTGCCACCTTTTTGCTAATGGTAAATGACGAGCTAAATTTAAATATAAAACGTGAAAATTTGATGCAAATAGCGTCTAAAATCGGCGCAGATGTGGCCTTTTTTGTAAGTGGCTACAAGGCAGCAAATGCAAGCGGCATAGGCGAGATCATAGAAGAATTTGACGATGAAGTGCCAAATTTAAATATCTTCACGCCAAATGTTTTTTGCTCCACACCGATGGTTTATCAAGAATTTAGAAGCAATTTCTTACAATACATAGACGTTAATGCTGCAAAAAAGATGAAAAATTTAAAGAGCAAAGAGCTACTTGAAATTTATAAAAACGAGGAGCTAAACGATCTTTTTGCCCCATGCTTTAAGCTCTATCCACAGATGAATGAGTTTAGGGATAAATTTCTAAGCGGCAGCGGCAGTAGCGTATTTAGCGTAAAATAA
- a CDS encoding ATP-dependent DNA helicase — protein MEKLLSNLNESQREAATHIDGSMLILAGAGSGKTKTITTRLAYLIGEVGIDAANTLTLTFTNKAANEMRSRAMAMLSQSGKNYSPLLCTFHKFGLLFLKLYIEKLGRKNNFVIIDTDDKKRIIKSFESPVATAILSSEISNYKNSLLSVEEVYKNANFSSFDKSKDNFYKQAAQIYEKYEDYLKTNNLVDFDDLLGLTYKILDENEDLAREISNRYKYIMVDEYQDTNDLQYKLLKKLCLCHENICVVGDDDQSIYGWRGAKIDNILNFKDQFKDVKIIRLEKNYRSSEAILKAANELIDHNRNRLGKKLVGTKGEGEAVNLIESFDESVEAGKIAKCIKELLSKGVQAKDIAILYRINALSRSLEDGLNKEQIAYKMVGGVKFYERAEIKDIISYLRLINNPNDDFSIRRIINRPKRGLGKVSLDKLEKMAFEGKISIYEAISNISDNDEAFSKKVKSALVEFANSLKELQESSSVFDLIDKFEAKFGVKKYYESLPDGAERAANIDEFYAVLKDQIKQNPSFDLEEFLNEITLTSEQDGISDEAISIMSVHASKGLEFEHLFVIGLEEGFFPLIGDGSDIEEERRLAYVAITRAKKTLSLSFANSRFYKGQRTRLNKSRFLSESGITHGSLVIEKSNEFKKGDLVKHKIFGIGRVSAVSKIKKEFKLTINFGGNVREIMSSFVEKAV, from the coding sequence ATGGAAAAATTACTATCAAATTTAAACGAATCTCAGCGCGAAGCAGCTACTCATATAGATGGCTCGATGCTCATACTTGCAGGAGCTGGCAGCGGCAAGACAAAGACAATCACAACTAGACTTGCCTACCTCATCGGTGAGGTCGGTATAGATGCGGCAAATACACTAACTCTTACTTTTACAAACAAAGCCGCCAACGAGATGCGAAGTAGAGCCATGGCGATGCTAAGCCAAAGTGGCAAAAACTACTCACCGCTGCTTTGTACATTTCACAAATTTGGACTTTTGTTTTTAAAACTCTATATAGAAAAGCTTGGCAGAAAAAATAATTTCGTCATAATCGACACAGATGATAAAAAACGCATCATCAAAAGCTTTGAAAGTCCAGTTGCCACGGCGATTTTGTCAAGCGAAATTTCAAACTACAAAAATTCACTTTTAAGCGTCGAAGAGGTCTATAAAAACGCAAATTTCTCTTCATTTGACAAGAGCAAGGATAACTTTTACAAACAAGCTGCTCAAATTTATGAAAAATATGAAGATTATCTCAAAACAAATAATCTTGTTGATTTTGATGATCTGCTTGGGCTTACTTATAAAATTTTAGATGAAAACGAAGATCTTGCTAGAGAAATTTCAAACCGCTACAAATACATAATGGTCGATGAGTATCAAGATACAAACGACCTTCAGTATAAACTGCTAAAAAAGCTCTGTCTATGCCACGAAAACATCTGCGTCGTGGGCGATGATGATCAAAGCATCTACGGCTGGCGTGGCGCGAAAATAGATAATATCTTAAATTTCAAAGATCAGTTTAAAGATGTAAAGATCATTAGACTTGAGAAGAACTACCGCTCGAGCGAGGCAATACTAAAAGCCGCAAATGAGCTGATAGATCATAACCGCAACCGCCTTGGCAAGAAGCTAGTGGGCACAAAAGGCGAAGGCGAGGCCGTAAATTTGATAGAGAGCTTTGATGAGAGCGTTGAGGCTGGTAAGATCGCAAAATGTATAAAAGAGCTTTTAAGCAAAGGCGTGCAAGCAAAAGATATCGCGATCTTATACCGCATAAACGCGCTCTCTCGCTCACTTGAAGATGGACTAAACAAAGAGCAGATCGCCTATAAAATGGTCGGTGGTGTAAAATTTTACGAAAGAGCCGAGATCAAAGATATCATAAGCTACCTAAGGCTGATAAATAATCCAAACGATGATTTTTCAATAAGGCGCATCATAAACCGTCCAAAGCGCGGCCTTGGTAAAGTAAGCCTTGATAAGCTTGAAAAAATGGCATTTGAGGGCAAAATTTCCATTTACGAGGCGATCTCAAACATCTCTGATAACGATGAAGCCTTTAGTAAAAAGGTGAAATCGGCACTTGTTGAGTTTGCGAACAGCCTAAAAGAGCTTCAAGAAAGCAGCTCGGTTTTTGACCTAATAGATAAATTTGAAGCTAAATTTGGCGTGAAAAAATACTACGAGAGCCTGCCAGATGGTGCTGAAAGAGCGGCAAACATCGACGAGTTTTACGCGGTTTTAAAAGATCAAATCAAACAAAATCCAAGCTTTGATCTAGAGGAATTTCTAAACGAGATCACACTAACAAGCGAGCAAGATGGCATCAGCGACGAGGCTATTAGCATCATGAGCGTGCATGCGAGCAAGGGTCTTGAATTTGAGCACCTTTTTGTTATCGGTCTTGAAGAGGGATTTTTTCCACTCATCGGCGATGGCAGCGACATCGAAGAAGAACGCAGACTTGCATACGTGGCGATCACAAGAGCTAAAAAGACACTTAGTCTAAGCTTTGCAAATTCGCGCTTTTACAAGGGTCAGCGCACGAGGCTAAATAAGAGTAGATTTTTAAGTGAGAGCGGTATCACGCATGGCTCGCTAGTCATCGAAAAGAGTAATGAATTTAAAAAAGGCGACTTGGTTAAGCATAAAATTTTTGGTATCGGTAGGGTGAGTGCGGTTAGTAAGATCAAAAAAGAGTTTAAGCTCACTATAAATTTTGGTGGCAACGTAAGAGAGATCATGTCAAGCTTCGTGGAAAAGGCCGTATGA
- a CDS encoding methionine adenosyltransferase (catalyzes the formation of S-adenosylmethionine from methionine and ATP; methionine adenosyltransferase), with the protein MYLFTSEVVSPGHPDKCADIIADSIVDTILTQDPNGRVASEVFVAGKNIVIGGEINSKVKLSYKDYEKIVKDALAHIGYDGKSNFTKEQCLHPDDIEVKVCLNQQSPDINQGVDQSSGEIGAGDQGIMFGFASCEAKEFMPAAITYARMLCDKVYKFAKANPDKLGVDIKTQVTIDYGSKDNFENCKPQSIHTIVVSAPCTESMKIEELRALIQNLIDETGLPKELYNKEKTIIYINPTGRYVNHSSLHDSGLTGRKLIVDSFGGYSPIGGGAQSSKDYTKVDRSGLYAARWIAKNIVAAGLAKKCIVQISYAIGVAKPTSVSVDTMGTHANGVNDDMLSNFVSEHFSLTPRWITNKFGLDKPSKETFLYAKVAAKGQVGNAKYPWEKLDAVDTFKALLKK; encoded by the coding sequence ATGTATCTATTTACCTCTGAAGTTGTAAGTCCAGGTCATCCAGATAAATGTGCTGATATAATCGCTGATAGCATAGTGGATACTATTTTAACACAAGATCCAAATGGTCGTGTTGCAAGCGAAGTTTTTGTGGCTGGAAAAAACATAGTAATAGGTGGAGAGATAAACTCAAAGGTAAAACTCTCATATAAGGACTACGAAAAGATCGTAAAGGACGCTCTTGCACATATCGGATATGATGGAAAGAGTAATTTTACAAAAGAGCAGTGTTTGCACCCAGATGATATCGAGGTCAAAGTTTGTTTAAATCAACAAAGTCCAGATATAAATCAAGGTGTTGATCAAAGTAGTGGTGAGATAGGAGCAGGCGATCAAGGCATCATGTTTGGCTTTGCAAGCTGCGAAGCGAAAGAATTTATGCCAGCGGCTATAACTTACGCAAGAATGCTTTGCGATAAAGTTTATAAATTTGCAAAAGCAAACCCCGATAAACTTGGTGTTGATATAAAAACACAAGTTACAATTGACTATGGTAGCAAAGACAACTTTGAAAACTGCAAACCGCAAAGTATCCACACTATCGTCGTCTCTGCTCCTTGCACGGAGAGTATGAAGATAGAAGAGCTTCGCGCTTTGATTCAAAATTTAATAGACGAAACTGGCCTTCCAAAAGAGCTATATAATAAAGAAAAAACGATCATTTATATAAACCCAACAGGCAGATATGTAAACCACAGCTCACTTCACGACAGTGGTCTAACAGGCAGAAAACTAATCGTTGATAGCTTTGGTGGATATAGCCCGATAGGTGGTGGTGCTCAGTCAAGCAAGGACTACACAAAGGTTGATCGCAGCGGACTTTACGCAGCGCGCTGGATAGCTAAAAATATCGTAGCAGCTGGCCTTGCTAAAAAATGTATCGTTCAGATAAGCTACGCTATCGGCGTTGCAAAGCCAACTTCAGTTAGTGTTGATACCATGGGAACTCATGCAAATGGCGTAAATGACGATATGCTTTCAAATTTTGTAAGCGAGCATTTTTCTCTAACACCTCGCTGGATTACAAATAAATTTGGTCTTGATAAGCCAAGCAAAGAGACATTTTTATACGCAAAAGTAGCTGCAAAAGGTCAAGTGGGAAATGCAAAATACCCTTGGGAGAAGCTTGATGCGGTTGATACCTTCAAGGCTTTACTGAAAAAATAA
- a CDS encoding thioredoxin, which produces MKNLLVLMIALFAFFGCGDDESSSVNFKEFSPNEEVKLVDVSGKELTLVRKNGGFAIKNDENKVLMIDIFGTFCPPCQKEAAELTKYQLENKDKFTLIGLTHFENVTNEYVLHEFMQKFNAYYFITNDQKINDRLAEQIVRDIEYKHEIALPFKVVIKNGEYQILTDVDSGQYGVKYYLGGIKVTKMKEDLAKIYETK; this is translated from the coding sequence ATGAAAAATTTACTCGTTTTAATGATCGCTTTATTTGCTTTTTTTGGTTGCGGCGATGATGAGAGCAGCAGCGTAAATTTTAAAGAATTTAGCCCAAACGAAGAGGTTAAGCTCGTAGATGTAAGCGGCAAAGAGCTTACTTTGGTGCGTAAAAATGGCGGTTTTGCTATCAAAAATGATGAAAATAAGGTTTTAATGATCGACATTTTTGGCACATTTTGCCCGCCTTGCCAAAAAGAGGCAGCTGAGCTTACAAAATATCAGCTTGAAAACAAAGATAAATTTACACTAATTGGACTAACTCATTTTGAAAATGTCACAAATGAGTATGTTTTACACGAATTTATGCAAAAATTTAACGCCTATTATTTCATAACAAACGATCAAAAGATAAATGATAGACTTGCCGAGCAGATCGTAAGAGACATCGAATATAAACACGAGATCGCACTACCTTTTAAGGTCGTGATAAAAAATGGCGAATATCAAATTTTAACAGACGTAGATAGCGGACAATACGGGGTAAAATACTATCTTGGTGGTATAAAAGTCACAAAAATGAAAGAAGATCTGGCAAAAATTTATGAGACAAAATAA